The following are encoded together in the Anoplopoma fimbria isolate UVic2021 breed Golden Eagle Sablefish chromosome 9, Afim_UVic_2022, whole genome shotgun sequence genome:
- the LOC129096011 gene encoding zinc finger protein Gfi-1-like isoform X2, with protein MPRSFLVKRGGLHNLGKKSGPRDTSLEYSTSETSDDNAVPMGVLQQALPAASQPDENLLSLAVLPCSPAITNTFSPVEKVESRPPALGVWSRPHVISGYPDKLSVGLGDLTQHPHILRETRSSGCSKISAARQECPLCSKIFSCLSSLKTHICKNHGGRALAHIKSSRTNSELPLCRGKERTFGCSVCGKVFKRSSTLSTHLLIHSDTRPYPCQYCGKRFHQKSDMKKHTFIHTGEKPHVCQICGKAFSQSSNLITHSRKHRSDRPYRCPRCPYGFQQKVDLRLHQEQHCAYR; from the exons ATGCCTCGTTCTTTCTTGGTGAAGCGAGGAGGTCTGCACAACCTTGGGAAAAAGTCAGGGCCCCGTGATACTTCCCTGGAGTACTCCACATCAGAAACATCAGATGATAACGCAGTGCCCATGGGAGTACTGCAGCAGGCCCTTCCTGCTGCCAGCCAGCCAGATGAAA ATCTGCTGAGCCTTGCAGTCCTGCCTTGCAGTCCTGCCATCACAAATACTTTTAGCCCCGTGGAGAAAGTCGAGTCTCGCCCTCCCGCACTAGGTGTATGGTCCAGACCTCATGTGATCTCAGGATATCCAGACAAACTGTCCGTCGGGCTGGGTGACTTGACTCAGCACCCTCACATCTTGAGGGAGACCAGGAGCAGTGGCTGCTCGAAGATCAGCGCTGCGAGGCAGGAGTGTCCACTCTGCAGCAAA ATATTTTCATGTCTGTCGAGTTTGAAGACTCACATATGCAAGAATCATGGAGGCAGAGCTCTGGCACACATCAAGTCCAGCAGGACAAATTCTGAGCTGCCGCTATGCAGGGGGAAG GAGAGGACGTTTGGCTGTTCCGTGTGTGGCAAAGTGTTCAAGCGCTCCTCCACCCTCTCCACTCACCTGCTCATACATTCGGACACGCGGCCCTACCCCTGCCAGTACTGTGGCAAAAGGTTCCACCAGAAGTCTGACATGAAGAAACACACCTTCATACACACCG GCGAGAAGCCCCACGTGTGTCAGATATGTGGGAAGGCATTCAGCCAGAGCTCCAACCTCATCACCCACAGCCGTAAGCACAGGAGCGACCGGCCCTACCGCTGTCCCCGCTGCCCCTACGGCTTCCAGCAGAAAGTGGACCTCCGGCTGCACCAGGAGCAGCACTGCGCCTACCGCTGA
- the LOC129096011 gene encoding zinc finger protein Gfi-1-like isoform X1 — MPRSFLVKRGGLHNLGKKSGPRDTSLEYSTSETSDDNAVPMGVLQQALPAASQPDESEHIQPFTLKYYDLLSLAVLPCSPAITNTFSPVEKVESRPPALGVWSRPHVISGYPDKLSVGLGDLTQHPHILRETRSSGCSKISAARQECPLCSKIFSCLSSLKTHICKNHGGRALAHIKSSRTNSELPLCRGKERTFGCSVCGKVFKRSSTLSTHLLIHSDTRPYPCQYCGKRFHQKSDMKKHTFIHTGEKPHVCQICGKAFSQSSNLITHSRKHRSDRPYRCPRCPYGFQQKVDLRLHQEQHCAYR, encoded by the exons ATGCCTCGTTCTTTCTTGGTGAAGCGAGGAGGTCTGCACAACCTTGGGAAAAAGTCAGGGCCCCGTGATACTTCCCTGGAGTACTCCACATCAGAAACATCAGATGATAACGCAGTGCCCATGGGAGTACTGCAGCAGGCCCTTCCTGCTGCCAGCCAGCCAGATGAAAGTGAGCACATTCAGCCATTCACTCTCAAATATTATG ATCTGCTGAGCCTTGCAGTCCTGCCTTGCAGTCCTGCCATCACAAATACTTTTAGCCCCGTGGAGAAAGTCGAGTCTCGCCCTCCCGCACTAGGTGTATGGTCCAGACCTCATGTGATCTCAGGATATCCAGACAAACTGTCCGTCGGGCTGGGTGACTTGACTCAGCACCCTCACATCTTGAGGGAGACCAGGAGCAGTGGCTGCTCGAAGATCAGCGCTGCGAGGCAGGAGTGTCCACTCTGCAGCAAA ATATTTTCATGTCTGTCGAGTTTGAAGACTCACATATGCAAGAATCATGGAGGCAGAGCTCTGGCACACATCAAGTCCAGCAGGACAAATTCTGAGCTGCCGCTATGCAGGGGGAAG GAGAGGACGTTTGGCTGTTCCGTGTGTGGCAAAGTGTTCAAGCGCTCCTCCACCCTCTCCACTCACCTGCTCATACATTCGGACACGCGGCCCTACCCCTGCCAGTACTGTGGCAAAAGGTTCCACCAGAAGTCTGACATGAAGAAACACACCTTCATACACACCG GCGAGAAGCCCCACGTGTGTCAGATATGTGGGAAGGCATTCAGCCAGAGCTCCAACCTCATCACCCACAGCCGTAAGCACAGGAGCGACCGGCCCTACCGCTGTCCCCGCTGCCCCTACGGCTTCCAGCAGAAAGTGGACCTCCGGCTGCACCAGGAGCAGCACTGCGCCTACCGCTGA
- the LOC129096014 gene encoding LOW QUALITY PROTEIN: lysozyme g-like (The sequence of the model RefSeq protein was modified relative to this genomic sequence to represent the inferred CDS: deleted 1 base in 1 codon), which translates to FLNYTGQTEEGSSVKDKLSYSDVRASHTMAQTDAGRMEKYRSTINRVGKKYGIAPALIAAIISRESRAGEAKFPSWSAEQQLKGGIAAYNMGDGNVHSYGEVDAHTTGGDYSNDVVAKAQWSNKIKGY; encoded by the exons tttctcaaCTACACAGGgcaaacagaggagggatcatCAGTCAAGGATAAACTCTCATATTCAG ATGTGAGGGCATCACACACAATGGCACAGACGGATGCGGGCAGAATGGAAAAGTACAGGTCTACAATCAACAGAGTGGGA AAAAAATATGGAATCGCTCCAGCTCTCATAGCTGCCATCATCTCCAGAGAGTCCAGGGCTGGAGAGGCCAAATTCCCAAGCTGGAGCGCCGAGCAGCAGCTTAAAG GAGGAATAGCGGCCTACAATATGGGAGATGGAAACGTCCATTCCTATGGTGAAGTGGATGCCCACACAACAGGAGGAGACTACTCCAATGATGTTGTTGCCAAAGCGCAGTGGTCCAACAAAATTAAAGGCTATTGA